The Pseudorasbora parva isolate DD20220531a chromosome 25, ASM2467924v1, whole genome shotgun sequence genome segment ggaggaggaagatgagTATGGAGGACATTGCAGTTCTGATGATTCTGATGATTGTGACATGTATCCCAATAAGCTATACTCTGATCCTGCATACCCAGGTGCAGTCTTTGAGGCTCTGGAGAACATGATGTTGTATTCGGTTCTTACTGACTTGACAATCTACACAGAGGATGGACATCAATTACAGGTTCATTCTATTGTCCTGGCTGCAGTCAGTTGCCTTATTCAGACGAAGCTGAGGCAGAAGCCCAGACAAGAACGGACTATGGTATTGTGTTTGGGGCCCGAGGTTAATGTTTCAGGGTTGGCAGCAGTGGTGGAGTTTGCCTATACAGGAAACATCAGCATTCTGAACAAAGACAATATAGACTTTGTTTGGACTGCAGCTGTCAGCCTGGAAGCTCAAAGAGTTCTGGAACTCTGCACAGAGAAGGAACAAAGAGAGCAGGACAAAGCAAAAGGGACGAAGGAAGACAGAAAAAGGATTTCTGCTGAGGAACATATGAAATATAGTCTACAGCATATCAGACAGCTGTGGACACAGAGAGTGGGATGTGACGTGGAACTTGACGCAGAAGGAAGAGTGTTTCATGGTAAGATGGAGGTTTGAGTTTCCTATGCATATATCTGAATGATGCAttcattccatatatatatatcacagtaTTCATTTGATGCCCTCTGCATTAGTGAAACTGCTCATAATCTTTTCTTTATTTCCCACCCTCATGAAGCTCACCGGGTGCTCCTGGTTGCCAGCAGTGACTACTTCAGAGCCATGTTTACCAGCGGGATGAAGGAGAGCAGGCAGGAATCGGTGTCTCTGCTGTTAGTCAGGGCTGCCAAGTTTGAGGCCCTCCTTCACTTCAGCTACAGTGGGGCTCTTGCTCTTGGATGGGGCAGTGTGTTTGAGCTCACCTGTACATCTCTTCAATTACAGTTTCAGACTGCCTTCTCACTATGCCTTAACTTCCTGGAACAAGAAATAGATGCTTACAGCTGCCTGGACGTTTTATCTTTCGCAGAGGCCTATGGGATGGCTGACTTACTTGCACTTGCAAATGACTTCGTCTTAAGGCACTTTCAAGATGTGTCCATCACTCCTAAGTTCTGTGATCTTCCTGTAGAAAAAATTAAGAATTACCTTCAAAGTGATTCCCTCTGTGTTCCCTCAGAGTTGCCTGTGTTCAAAGCAGTTATGACTTGGATTGAAGCCTTTCCCAGAAAACGGGTGAAACTCGCAAGGGAGCTGATGGGAACCATTCGGTTTCCCCTAATGACCTTTAAGGAGTTTAAAGAAGTCAAGTCTGTAACATCTTGGCCGAGAATTGGTGGAAAAAATCTCTATGAGTCTCTCCTTGAGGATTTCTCGAGTTCTTCAGATGTCCTGACAAAATTCAGGGTCTACAAGCCTAAAGACACTCTAGTCCTTGTTGGGGGTGAGAGGATCACTGATAATTTTGATAAACGTAGACCCTGCAGTGAAATGTGGTTTAGCAATTCTTTACAGAACCATGTTGGATTGGTGAAGAAATTAGAGTGGAGAATGCTAGGAAATTTACCTGAGAAACCAAGATTCAGTCATGGAGTTGGGGCAATGAGGGGGAAGCTTTACGTAGTTGGTGGACGGCATTATTATGGCAAAGATGATACCATGAAATGCACCTACATGTAAGTTAAAATATGAGGCTTCATCTGTCTAACCTTGTCCCAGGTTTACCCCTTCATACTATGGACTAATTGTTCAATCTTTTATCTAGGTACGATCCCATCCAAAACTCTTGGCAAAGGTTGGCTGATATGCATGAGAGAAGAAGCAGCTTCACTTTAGTCATCCTGAATGGTAAACTGTATGCTATTGGAGGAGAGAGAGACTCGGAGGTTAACATGGAGACTGTAGAGGTCTACTGTCCCAACACAAACTCTTGGAGGTGAgtactgtaaataaataactccCACAGCATAAGTTGTTTTTCTTGAAACATGTCTAGAAAGTAATCACAAGCCAAACACAGCTGCAAATTCTAACCTGAATGTTCAAGCCCAGAACAAACCCTTACCCTAttatttgatttgttttttacagaTAAGGGTAGGTGCCATATTTAGCTTTACAAGGTAACAAGTTTAACAAGTTTGTGAGTGATAGATTAACTGTTTATTCTGTACTGTCTAAAGGTCTAATCTTCACAAAATGTTTTCGAGCAGTTGTGTCACCAGGAATTAACCAACAACCAGGTTAACCCTCTGAACCCGATAAACAGAACGGCGTTTTCTGCTGGATTTTACCTCAAGAAAGTGTAAATCAACTTAAAATACTGGCCTCAAAGACATGAAAGATATGTATTTCATTTCGAAAGTGGCGTgaatgtttacgcaaagtcatgatgtcatgttgctcTGGCAGCAGGAGGTGCTTATGGGAAAGAAGTGTTTCTTTGTGTAGTGCTGTAAAAATGGCATTCATGTAAGCCCCTCCCCAAttcaatatttatattatataaaattatttatataagaTTCCATTTAAATTTGGTCACATAAATGGGTCTCCGCAAAACAGATATAAATCCGAACTTCAATTCCCACCCTATAgcttatgcatttttaatggaGTTCACATCACAGAAATCAATAGATGAGCTGCATTTTATTCATCAACAGCTAATTTCAAAAGCAAAGACCGCAAAAGGAGAGAGAGTggcctaagcactggtaagattgTTTAGTTTCTTTACTTTTAATAACGATGATTGTGTATTGAGTGTCTGCAACTTTCACTTTAAATTGCAGCAGTTTGCTGAGGAGATATTCTGCTGTTCATCTGCGGCGATGCATGAAGCAATGTGACATATAacccataacacgctctcacataTTAATTTATTAGCATTGTTTgaaggagtaaaatttacatatGTGGTTTCAACAACAAGATGCATTTAGATGTACTGTAGTGGTTTGAGTGAATGGATTCAAATCCGTCTCGAATGTATGTACACCTGGTCTTTTCACGATTGGATCCAGCTATCTGATCAGAGAAAACGCATGTGACCATGTGTAAACAGGCCCACTGTGGTCTTTTCTCTGCCTCGCGTCTGCACTCTCCTCTTTGCGTCTTCCAGCGTGTGCCATCTATGGCCTGTTTTAACGTCCGTTAACAGGCTTGATGAAATGTGTGCAGTGCAGTGTGTGTGCAAGTCCTGAACAGAGATCAGACAAAATTAAA includes the following:
- the LOC137065365 gene encoding kelch-like protein 33; translation: MAMDQQCLPRDWRSSWRNAREDENMNGENEWMDVNKSEDEEENPLEGELQGQAHESENTVGDGEGCSNCFAFMPANSDFGPLPKPNCVVMCTNNDNPSDEEDTNTFDSNVENSLYSDPAYPGAVFEALENMMLYSVLTDLTIYTEDGHQLQVHSIVLAAVSCLIQTKLRQKPRQERTMVLCLGPEVNVSGLAAVVEFAYTGNISILNKDNIDFVWTAAVSLEAQRVLELCTEKEQREQDKAKGTKEDRKRISAEEHMKYSLQHIRQLWTQRVGCDVELDAEGRVFHAHRVLLVASSDYFRAMFTSGMKESRQESVSLLLVRAAKFEALLHFSYSGALALGWGSVFELTCTSLQLQFQTAFSLCLNFLEQEIDAYSCLDVLSFAEAYGMADLLALANDFVLRHFQDVSITPKFCDLPVEKIKNYLQSDSLCVPSELPVFKAVMTWIEAFPRKRVKLARELMGTIRFPLMTFKEFKEVKSVTSWPRIGGKNLYESLLEDFSSSSDVLTKFRVYKPKDTLVLVGGERITDNFDKRRPCSEMWFSNSLQNHVGLVKKLEWRMLGNLPEKPRFSHGVGAMRGKLYVVGGRHYYGKDDTMKCTYMYDPIQNSWQRLADMHERRSSFTLVILNGKLYAIGGERDSEVNMETVEVYCPNTNSWSFACPLDQALICHAASVWNGTIFLSGGLDSQNQCLSSMILYHPEQGSTYLAEMRNGRALHCMETLGDRLYVAGGVSCDADGQLVDQLACEVYDPVANSWSAIMPFPVPHVGSASAVLEGKLYIIGGYCHCNYSDTKSVHRYDPATERWEHMSMTPGPNTCIAACVLPIPPRLRK